The DNA window ATCCAGCCGGGTACGACGTGCCATCGGTGGTTGTTCTCCGCCTCTCCTCAGGCCTGGTCGATGCTGGCCAGGGTCTCGCGCAGCGTCTCGTACGCCGCCTCGTACTGGGCGATCTGGTCCGCCGGGGAGAGCGCCTCGGCGTTGATCATGGCGTGCACGGCCGCGTCCACGGCCGGGTGCCGTGCCTCGCCGACCTCCTCGACCGGCGCCGGCCGTGCGCCGGGGGGCGGGCCGGGCCGGGGACCGGCCGGCGGCGGCCCGGGGCGCGGGCCGGGACGGAAGGGCGCGGTCACGACTCGGCACCGCCGGTCGGCCTGCGGCCGGCGGCCTTCTTCGCCGGGCGCACCGGGGCGGCCGGCGACTCCTCGGCCGGGGTCTTCGCGACGGTGGCCGAGGGCTTCTTGACGATGGCCTTCTTGGCCACGGCCTTCTTCGCGACCGCCTTGGTCCGCGCCGGCACAGGGGGGGCCGAGACGGGCGCCTCGGCGGCCGGGGCGGGCTCCTCGGCGGCCAGGTCCCCGGAGGGCGTCACCTCACCGGCGCCCGCCGTCTCGGCGGCCGGGCCGGGACCGGCCGGCGCGCGCCGCGCGCGGGTCTCCGCAGCGCCGGCGCTCCGCGCCCCGGTCTCCGGCGCTCCGGTGGTCTTCGCCTCCCGCAACTGCCGCTCCAGGTCGTGCACCCGGCGGGTCAGCTCGGCGACCTCGTCGGCGGTGGCGAGGCCGACCGCGCCCAGCGCGCGGTCCACCTCGAAGCGGACCAGCTTGGTCAGCGCCTCCCGGTTCGCCGCTCCGGTGGAGACGAGCTCCTCGGCGAGCGACTGGAGCTGGGCGGCGGTCGCGCCGCCCTGGCCGACCACGCGCTTCACCGCGTCCTGAGCCTTCTTCCGGGGCGCCTCCGTCAGGCCC is part of the Micromonospora halotolerans genome and encodes:
- a CDS encoding phasin family protein; this translates as MQDAWRAYLELAMGLTEAPRKKAQDAVKRVVGQGGATAAQLQSLAEELVSTGAANREALTKLVRFEVDRALGAVGLATADEVAELTRRVHDLERQLREAKTTGAPETGARSAGAAETRARRAPAGPGPAAETAGAGEVTPSGDLAAEEPAPAAEAPVSAPPVPARTKAVAKKAVAKKAIVKKPSATVAKTPAEESPAAPVRPAKKAAGRRPTGGAES